Proteins found in one Triticum urartu cultivar G1812 chromosome 4, Tu2.1, whole genome shotgun sequence genomic segment:
- the LOC125553569 gene encoding uncharacterized protein LOC125553569 has product MSRWNQNVGCRRGTAACLVDAAPTCFVCMQMHQQRHITCVCLVPLVSSWLRKGSWILLPLPRYTYTDARPHAHAVAVTISIATPPPRMTAEEEARLMARVMEDSMRTDDERQWEGLEEMTALSAAGDVAILELEMVPKEEVREEPSVAAFHPGLVGQGWSWSCTAEQMAAAAVGGVNWCPTSPQL; this is encoded by the coding sequence ATGAGTCGGTGGAACCAAAACGTTGGTTGCCGGAGAGGCACCGCTGCGTGCCTTGTCGACGCAGCACCAACATGCTTTGTGTGCATGCAGATGCACCAGCAGCGGCACATCACATGCGTGTGCCTCGTGCCTCTTGTTTCTTCTTGGTTGAGAAAAGGCAGTTGGATTCTCCTCCCACTCCCACGCTATACATACACGGATGCGCGGCCTCACGCCCACGCCGTCGCCGTTACCATCTCCATCGCCACCCCACCTCCTCGCATGACAGCGGAGGAGGAGGCCCGTCTCATGGCGCGTGTCATGGAGGACTCAATGCGCACGGACGACGAGCGCCAATGGGAGGGCCTCGAGGAGATGACTGCCCTCTCCGCGGCCGGCGACGTCGCCATTCTCGAGCTGGAGATGGTGCCGAAGGAGGAGGTGAGGGAGGAGCCGTCGGTGGCTGCCTTCCACCCGGGCCTGGTGGGCCAGGGGTGGAGCTGGTCATGCACGGCGGAGCAGATGGCGGCGGCCGCCGTGGGGGGCGTTAACTGGTGCCCCACGTCGCCGCAGTTGTAA